A window of Daphnia carinata strain CSIRO-1 chromosome 5, CSIRO_AGI_Dcar_HiC_V3, whole genome shotgun sequence genomic DNA:
TCGGCATCTTCCACACCGGAACAAAAAACATGGAACGTTCAAGAAAACAAGTAAAGTGCGCGTTTGGATACGTTTGAGGACGTACACGCGATTTTCGTCCTGCATAACTTGGATATCCAAGAAGATCGATTggaactcaaaaaaaaaaaaaaaaaaattgcatacgttttttttttttttttgttttgtttgttaactTGCTCTCTGCTGTGTTAGTTTAAAAAGATCTTGCCGGTGGTGGTTTGCTGGTGTGAGTGAGGAGAAAGTGGGCTTTGACGGATTGagggaaattctttttttttttttttttttttttttcattttctttctatttgtttATTCATCTGGAGCGCTTCATCATGTTGGCGAATATCATCAAGTGGAAATacgaacgaagaagaagaagaaaaaaaaccaatgaTGAAAAATTGGTTGAAGCATCCAAGTATGGCCGAAACTAAACCGTTGAGAGtgccaacacacacacacacacatacacacacagggaaaaattttctctttttcactACAGCACGTACAGAATCTATAGACTACAAATCATTGCAGTATATTCATTTAGTCACGACGTTGCATTCTCAGCCAATGAAATTCCAATCAACATCTAACGGACTTTTATACACAAATGGACTAGCCCAATAGGAAGAACGCTAAGGGTTTTTGAATGATAATTGAAGAGGTCGAGGTTATTGAttgtggcattttttttttttttaaattgttattTCAGCAGATTtgtgctctttttttttcctggcgTGCAACTGCTGATTAGGAGAAAACGGGGAAAGTGGCCAATTGGAGACGCTCGAAGCGCTGATCCAATTCGTCCACAAGCTTGCGCTGATCGGCCCGTTTTTCTCTGAGCTGCTGCCGTTGGTGCAGCATCTTCTCCCTTTTCAGTTTGTGAACCCCCCATGGAGAAGTTccaaaaataatagaaattcTTTACGGTTATTCATCAAATTTCTCCGGTACGTATAAGAATGTAGTACCTCTGGTGAATGTAGTGGTGGTAAGCCTTTTGATCGTCGTTAGCCAGCAGTTTCCTGTTGGATAAAAAGGCAGCGATAAGTTCATTAAAGTGTACAAATCTTGTCCCTGTAcataaagaaacaaacgaTTCACCGTAAATTTTCCACGTTGTTGCGGCAGTGGCCGATCTCGGTCAAGAGGCGTAGGTTCTCGTCGCGTAAGGCTGCCAGACGCTGTGCGTAAGTCGGACATGAAAACATGCAAATTGGCGTTGTGCCCAGCTGTGCATAAATCACTTACCTTGGCAAGTCGTGCTTTTTCTGATTGATTTTGCCGCTCTTTCCTCAACAGTTGCTGTTGCGTTAATCCAAACGTTCGAACATATGCAAATGCAGAAATGTTTATGAATATGGTGACCAAGTTGGAATGAATGGACAACTTATTTGTCCAATTAAATGCTAATgtttcaaacgaaaaagaaagacttaCGAGGAGCTGATAGATTTCCTTCTGGTCCGACATGGTCGCGATTTGTATGGCCTCTGATCTATCGATCAAACGGAACTGTCAGCGTAGCATGTACACACAACTTGTTTTGCCTGTGGTTGACCAAATGATCCGTTTCAATTGaagcaaaatgtttttataGCAACTTGTGTCCATTTCAGCCATGATTATCGAAAAAACAAGCCCGTAGAGATGACTTGGTCGCGTAAAAAGATTGGAACTCGGTGGGATTCGAAGCCTCGGCTGGCCAAGTGCGAGTGGGGTACACTAATGCCCTGCAGCCATGAAGGAGGCCATGTTCCGTACTGCGATCGACCAAAGTGTGCTTTTTTCAACTAAATATCGCGATTGTATTCCAATGTGAAAAGTAATAACAATTatgttaaatgaactataaTGCTTGCAATATttactttctatttttataaatgtttGGTTAAAGTAGTATGTTAAACCTTGAAAATATTTGTATCATCTGGAAAATGATTCGCATAAGAGGTTTTGTTGctcgaatgaataaaagggGGTTGGATTCCCAACATCTTTAGCTTTGCGCAGTGGCAATATCGTAACCGATGAGGGTCTCCCGAGGTGCGATTATTGctagttgaaaactttaaccAATACCCCGCCACGATGGAGTGAAATATTCTTCGTCGTCGGCAATTTTTGAAGGTCCCCAAAGGGACggtgaagaaataaaaagtaatGCGACTTAGAACATTTGGTATACGTGCTTTCAAACCATACGAAAAATGGTGTTTGATTTCATACAAAAATTAAGTATTAATCCCGATGAGActgataaattttttatcatCGGTTAGTGAAATGGATACCATGGCAACATGATGAATGCATGTTTCAAGAATTTAACTAGgtatatttgtttgtttgcaatTCGTCACCCAGTGATATAAATTCCCCCTACAGCATATCACAAGAAATAATGTCGTGAAAAACATGCGCCACTCTCCACTACTGAATGAAGCTCGAAATTACATTACTTAATATCTTCTCAATGACGGTAATATAAATTCTACAACGTCATTGGTAGTCTAACGctgccaacaacaaaaaataaggacCTTCAAATCAAAGTGAACAGATTTAAGGCACTAACCGAAGTAATTTGGCAATGGTAATTATGGTGGATAAAATCCCAAGCAAGCCAATATGCCTAGGCTTAAGTTTACCTCCCCACAAAAAACCAGGGATGGAATTTACTGCTATACCCATGTCTGACAATTGCTGAATAAGTGACAAAAGTTCTTGGATAATCCCACGACGGAATTTAACGCAATCACTGTCTGAAGGTTTTCCAGAATTTATGGTATGTCGCCGGTGCTGGACTAACATTGATATGGTTCTCACTGTCCTAAAATGGAAagatttttaatatttgttgcTTTTATTAATAATTTCTTTATTCTCTCACACCTCACTATTGCTAGATACATGGAAGAAGCCCAGCAATACGAAACACCTCTCCAGAATGTTTTACTCTCTAAATAGTGTCATCCTTTAATACAAAAATCTTATTGGCAAATTAGGAAATATGTCTTACCAACTGCAAAAACTCCATGATCTCCAGCCCAAGCAATATGCTCCAGTGGGTAGTAGCAGGTATTGATGATATTTGATAACAGGTTAGAGATTCGGATGATCTGGTCTTTTTCATTAGAACCAATCCCATAACTAAGTGTACGATTGAGCATTGGAAGGTCATCGAAAAGCCTGTTAATGGTCCTACTGGTACTTATCTGCCTATAATAAAGTTAAGTAGTTTTTAGTCATTCTGTTTCACGGTAGTTAATGCTGGTCTGTTTCACCTGCCTACTATGCTCATCCTCTTGGCCAGTGGAGTGTCTCTGGTCCCCTAGAGTAAAAATCTGATGTAGAGAAAATATGATTGAcacaacaaatataaaaacttAATGAAATTTTACAGGTAAATCAGAAATAAGGGTGCAGATATATCCAGTTATCCTCAGGATTTTATCCCTTCCTGAATGGACATCTAAAAGCTCGCACCATTTCCGCAAGGCAATTTGTAAAGACAAATCCATTCTGTCAGCATGGGTATATTGGCGACTGACGAACTAAAATTTGTTCAGGCGTAGTGCACAGTCATCAAGAAGCCTGTTGCATCCGATGAATTTTTGATCAAGGTTGCTTTCAATCTGTGAGTATTGTTATTTATCATGTTACCAAAGGttaaagattcttggttgatTATGGTGTATGTGTATTTACTAATAATAAATACGGCATCCAACAGAGTCATCTAGCCAGGATTTTGAATACTATCTGGGAAATCCCAGGTGAACTGATTGTTGAACGAtgcaagttctttttttttcttctacactGCTTAGTATTCTATAATCATGAAAAACGTAATAAAATGCTTAACtttgtttattaaaatttatacgCATGAACATCTTTGACGATAGCATCGTTTGTTGGAGCGATTGATATTACTAATCTGCGCTATGtcaacaaaaattgaaaaagaaaaaaacagtttgaGACTTTTCAAGAATCAAAACCAGAAGAAATTTTGTGAACCGTTCAACGTTGCATTTTTACTTTAGACACACCTTGAGCTTGTTAATCCAGACCTCGTGACTGGCTACTGAACGGATTTCCAACGTAGAACGAACAGATCATGATTAtaatataaaattatattttaaataatctCTTGATAACTTTAGTTTTGGTGAGCAGCACTGCAAGTAGATTATTAATAACATATTGTCGATATGAAGATGAATTCGGTAACCGCAAAAACTGAACATTAATCGCtacttgaaaaagaattttttttggaagcagCATGGAAGGTTTTACATATGTTAAAAAGCTAATAACTTTTCCGTATGGGTTCGCAAAGTATGCACTTTTATTAACCAATGgttatttttgtctttcggCATTGTTCCAAAGAACCAATCCGTGATCCGGCAACGTCGCCGAACGTCACTTCCCTTTCCCTACCTCCTGTCCTCCTCTACCCGTTATACTAAGCCATTTTACTTGAGCCAGAGAGACTCTAGCACACAGGACTCCAACACCGGTGAGTGAAGAGTTGTTCTATATTATCTGCTCTCATCTACCTTAAATTGAATTTCGTTGCTGAAATTTCACCTTTTCTGGTATCTTCGATTCGATTATCGCTTCTTTTTGAAGAGAAGTGTGGTTTTTTCTGTCGAATTGCTAGATTGAAATTTCAACTTCGTAAATTCCCTGTCCGCCATAACCGGCAGAAAACTAAAATGGCGGATTTGTTCTATTTTCTCCGTATTAGTGTTTCTTTGTCCACACACAGCCGACCGAAGAAAATATCAATATGTACTGTGCCAGGATTGTCGCTCCAGTTGCCCGTGCCGctgtaagtattttttttttttcatctattTACTTGCCAAACTTTTGTCACAATGTGAATACTGTAATGGTGGTTTAGCCAAATTTACGGTTAAACAGTTTTAAAAGTAGACAGTAGTTGTGAGTACGAGTACTGATCGCATTCTGGGTTTTAAAGGGCCAAGTGACCTTAAAAACTTGTGAAGAATCAGCTGATCTTCTAGTTCAGTCTACCTACTGAAGACTGCATAAGTTTGATCATACTAACTTAACTTTTAATGTTTACAGTTGGCCCCACGATCACAGATGTACCTGCGACCGGTGAGCAGTGCTCTGGTTGCCAAGCCCGAACAGACCCTCGTGTCGGCTGCCCCCATCCGCGCCATCCAGACCTCGGCTGTGTCCAGAGATATTGACTCTGCCGCCAAGTTCATCGGTGCTGGAGCTGCCACCGTCGGAGTCGCCGGATCTGGAGCTGGTATCGGCAGCATCTTCGGCTCGCTGATCATCGGTTATGCCCGCAACCCGTCCCTTAAGCAGCAGCTCTTCTCTTATGCCATTCTGGGTTTTGCCCTGTCTGAGGCCATGGGACTTTTCTGTCTCATGATGGctttcctcctcctcttcgctttctaaataaaacaagagCCAAGTCACCTTGTTCACTCTCCCCCCCTCAAAGATGTTAGTAAATTTCCATTTGTCTTAGTGCATATCCCAATCTGTAGTAATATCGGGAACTTTACGTGTAAAACATCCGTAACCATCAAGGGGCTGTGTGTGGGATATGTACGACTTTCAATGATGTAAAACCCGAGTTGCTGTAGATTGGTGAATACATGAAAAAAACGAGATTATTATAAATAGTtgttcagtttttttattaacagcATGTTAGGTTGTAAGGTTGGTAGTTACCGATATACTATGAATATTCTGTATGAGAGTAAGTGATAGTTTAAGTATGAATGAATATCATACGTAGAACGGATAATTTAAGTGTATAATAGAATTCATTCATACTCGACTCAAATAAGAAATATGTGAGTAAATAACAAAGGAATTTCTAAAAATCTGGCATCACTGACGCCATTTTGTGGCCatcaattattttaatatAGGCAAAATTCTCGAGGATAAGAAACAACCCTTATCCGTGTGCATCAAAAACATCTGTTTAAATAACAATTCTTAGCATGATCTAAAACGAttagccatttttgttttagatttttCCCTCCTTTATAGTTAACTATCTACTGTCTCGGGTTGTGTTGAATAAAATTCCCGTTGGGGGGTGTCGGTAGACAGTCGTTGTCAAGTTGTCCGCCAGTATAGGTGCTTTGTAATTTTCATTCCCCCCTTTCTTTCACACAACTATGGGCACCAGAGACGATGAATACGACTATCTCTTTAAAGGTAATTTAGTTCTTTGTTAAAAAATGTGAAGTGTGAACTATACAGGGACATCAGGCTAGTGCTAAAAGTAGAATTAGTTAAGTCTTACGAATTTCCTGTCAACGCCACAAAAAACAAGGCGTATTAATCAGCTGTTCGGAAGTTGGGTAATCTCACATTTCCTGTAACTTAACcgtttttcgtcaaattctgtAGTCGTGTTGATTGGAGATTCCGGTGTCGGTAAGAGTAACCTGCTCTCTAGGTTTACTAGGAATGAATTCAACTTGGAATCCAAGTCTACTATAGGAGTGGAATTTGCCACAAGGAGCATACAGGTTGATCAAATATATTAATAATATAGTTTAAGAAAAGCATTTAATTTGGTTTGTCTTTTCCTCAAAGGTGGATGGCAAGACTATTAAAGCTCAGATTTGGGACACGGCTGGTCAGGAACGTTACAGAGCAATTACTTCTGCGTAAGattttattcagtgtcatgtaGACACAGTTGTATTTAATCATTGACATTCTGTTTATTAGTTATTATCGTGGAGCTGTTGGTGCCCTATTAGTGTATGATATTGCCAAACATTTGACCTATGAGAATGTGGAGCGGTGGTTGAAAGAACTTCGTGATCATGCAGACCAAAATATTGTCATTATGCTGGtaaaaaagtgttttttttttttttcttaacaagaacattttcataTTACATGATCCAATTGTATGATTACAATCAAGTGAGATATCAGTCTGCAATATCTTCTCATTTCACTGATAAGACTGAGTCACTGTGTCTGCTCTTCTATGTAACCACTGGTTGGCTTAAGCTTTGGTGGATGGTgtaattctttatttatttcattatatttatttattctttgttATGTTTTCAAGGTTGGAAACAAGTCCGATTTGCGGCACTTGCGTTCTGTTCCTACTGATGAAGCGAAAGCTTTCGCCGAGCGTCATAGTCTGTCGTTCATCGAAACATCTGCCCTGGATTGTACCAACGTAGAGACAGCCTTTCACAATATTCTGACTGGTTAGTGATGTCAATATGGCCGCCGTGTTTCACAATTGAATAGTGTAGCAATACATATTCACTATACCGTGTCACATTCAGAGATCTACCGTATCGTGTCTCAGCGACCGATGCACGACAGCCCGGATGAGGATTCCCCCCCTGGCAATTCCGGTCCTATTCAAATCTCGCCAACCGAACCCAATTCGGGAAGTAAATCCAATTGCTGCAAAGCGTAAAAGATACTAAACAGACAAcagtaacaaaacaaaacgacattACGATTGAATAAACAACAGATCGTTAGCCTATACCTTTATtcctcttcaaaaaaaaaaaaaaaaaaaaaaaaaaagggaaaagaaatcgTTCTGTGTGGCGTTATTGCAGTTGAGGAACTTCTGAAAAGCAAGGGGAATTCATGTTCTCCAATGTGTCCatatagaaacaaaaaacaaaaataaaattcactatCGACGGTATGTTGCGCGTGTGATCTTGTTAATCGGGACTTTTCCGTCGCCGTTTCTCTTTGACTTTCCTTATTTTGATGGGCCTTCATCTGGCTACTTAAAAGACggcttttcgttttcaaagcatttttcctttttcgattcctatatatatcttttctcttttgccgAACTGTATGCTCCTCCCGTcttaaaataaagtaaaccATCTCCCGCCATCAATTCCAATGCTGGTTTAATTCCTTTCTTTATACATTTCTGGTGTAAATGTGGAGTTGGCGATTTATTTTGTGGATTGCAGTGCCTGTCTTTTTTCTAATTAGCAGGAATCgaattgaaaaaggaaattgttGCTGGTGTAAGAACGTCGGACTTTGTTTTGTCTCCTTTTTCCCGCTTAATGACTGTCATTTCGATTAATGGTTGTCTATTCCGTTTTCTGCTTTAGCACTATCTTGGACGCAATAATGATAAACTGGAAATAAACAGCGATGTATCCATCCGTGAAGGAAAGATAGAAGCATCGATTCCTACACCCTTCCCTGTAACTTTTTTCTGTCACCTTCTATTGCTCTATAATATACGCAGGAATctgaagaaaagaatgaaaagatgCACTTGAAAAATACACTAGAGAAATACAACCAGCGTtgcaaaattaaattaaattcgaatgaaaaattttataaCCGATCCAGTCGTTTCCAAGACTTCCCATCGTGGTGGCTGGCTATCACCTCATCTTGCCATCAATCATCATTCTGTTACTGATTTTGTGACTGGTCTATGGGACCACTACTTGCAGTAAAGTGTGTAGTGATGTACTAGCATTCCCAGTAGAGTTAAACTCGAGATCACGCGGTGTGTGTCACATACCGCGATTTTCTGGTACTGCCACTATAATAGATAATTGGAAGGCAAAAGCGAAGTTTGGAAATTGTGTATTCCAAAGAGCACCTCTCGCATAGTTCCAGTTCTTGCCGGAAATATCGTATTCTCTCAATAGCTttaattggatttttttacacttttcttcgtttttgttggtttctcGGGCTTTCGACTTTTCCAGGCGTTGAAACCGACAGCCAACAGAATGAGTATGAGAGCAATACCAGCTCCTGGTAATATCAAGGGGTTTTCTTTCAGCATGAATACAGCTCGATCAACCAATTCATCACTAAATCATAATTTGGTTTGAATATTTAAACTAAAATGAATTAGAACAATAATATTTACAATGGTGTCTTTGGAGAAGGTACATTCTTGGACGGAACATTTTTGTACCAGCCAAGAGCAAAATCTTGAAAAGCTTTACTATCAAGCTTAGGGAGATCATAGTTGAATATCTTTCCTTGGCGAAAACTgtatgcaaaaacaaacaatttcgaTCTGTGCAATATTAAGTTTACATAAAGTCTGTTTCTGCCTACAAGAGAAATGCAGGAACTTGTTCCACTCCGAAACGACTTCCTGTTGAGATCCCATCATCCTTTATGTTAACTTTGGCCAAATTAATCCTTCCTTTAAGCTGTGAGGCAATATATTCCCATTTGGCTAAGAACTTCACACAGGGCTCAGAGTCATCTCGATAgcttaaaaaagaagactaGATAAATTTTTAGATCTACAGTTAAGGTCTCAAACACACAAACTATTACTTACAACATGACAAACCAGTCCCCAGTTGTTGCTCCCGAGGCTGCTTGAGTCAAATGTTCAAAAGAATCATCATTCAGATGACTAACAGCAGCTTCTTTATTTTGAACAAATGTTTCTAGGATTACCTCATCATTCAATGGGCCTGGAAGTATAGAAAACTAGTAATGGTCATGGGACAAGAAAACCTTAGTATCAAGTGTTATACCATCATAATGAAGAGGAACACTATGTCTGAAGTAAACAACAAGTGGTTTTCCCGAATCCTTTCCTGATGTAAAGTTGGCCACTAGTGGGCTAGACACAGCCTTCACTACCCAGGCGTTCAAAGAATCGACTAGATCTTCTCTAATCGAGGAAAGTTGTGCTTCCAGTTCATCGCAGCCCTTGCAAATTTCTAAAGTAGTACACGCAAATGAAAGATGTGGATGTCATCAACATTTTTGAACTCCGGAAAACCTACCATCACGAAACAAAACTATGACAAACTTTTCATTGGCGATCAATTTCTCTAAATCTGTATCATTGACTTGTTCGAGATTTCCAAAAACAGCGGTGACGAATGACGacagaaagacaaaaagaaataaacaactCGTCAACATTCTTGAACCTCAGGTCAAATCGTGTGTTTCGGTAACGGAGTAAAACACATCATTCGCTATACAGTCACCATCTTGTGGCGAATTATTGCAGCTGTTGTTAGACATTTCCATGGAAACGGAAAAGCAGACGATTACCTTCGGAGAACATGTTTTTTGTGAATTTCAGAACTCTTCTATTAAAAACTGTGAAAAATGTGACCGTTTTAAAATCTAGAACGTATTGTTTAGGTGGaactaataaaaaatggaagataATGTTCTTTGGAACCGACGGTTTTGCGTTAAAAAGCCTCGAGGAACTACATAAAGCCATGTTAGTAGATGCCGGTCCGTGGCTTCATagattaaatatttttatctgTGCATCATACATATTTGTATTAATTTGAATTATTCAGGCAGGAAGGACGCATGGTAAGTGAATTATCTGTGGTAGTTCCGGCCCCCAAACCCCATCCTTGTCTGGTTGCAAAATATGCAATGAAACATAACCTCCCAATCTCAGTATGGCCACTGCCTAAAGAGCAACCACCAAAAGACTGTTGGGAGTTAGGGGTCGTAGCTTCTTTTGGGCATCTCATTCCTAAACGAATCATCAATAGTTTCCCACAGTAAGTGGCATATTTTTGCCTTGCTAATTTGTGGTATGAGAGTCACAAAATAAACTATTATTTTTAGAGGCATGCTAAATATCCATGCCAGTATTTTGCCGAGATGGAGAGGTGCAGCCCCAATAGTGCACGCCATTATGAATGGAGACGACGAGACAGGAGTAACAATCATGAGAATTAAGCCCTACCAGTAATGAACTGTAACGAAGCAGGTTTGCGGCTATTTGAGTTCGGACATTTTCTCCTAATGTCTGTGGCTCAAGTAGTCGAAATTAGTTGGAAAATTAATCACGTGAAACAGCCACATTCAGTGGGATTTCTTGCAACAGTTTCGATGTGGGTGACATTGTGCAGCAGCAGAGTGTCCCGATTGACCCGAACATTTCTGCCGTGCAATTAACCGATCGATTAGCAGACATGGGCGCTAATTTACTTGTACGCTGCATATCCGATCTTCATTATCATCTAAATCGATGCACTCCACAGCCGTCTGAAGGTGTTACTTTAGGTATGTATGAGGTGCATGCACGCATTGCTCGTCTATTTATGCCATCTCTTTCTTTCACCGCCGACTTCTAGCACCCAAAATTGACGCCACCCTATCTCACATCGATTGGAGTTCAATGAATGCTGCCCAAATCTACAATAGGTGGAGAGCGACTCGGCACCTGTTTAAACTACAGACTTTCTTCCACGGCAACAACGTCAAATTGAACGACGTGGAACCACCCACGACAAAGCCACCCCCGATGTTTACAGATCTCGTCGATCGGCCAGGCCGCATCATTGTCGATCGCCAGCGAAACTTGCTGTTCGTCCGTTGCCAAGACTGGGTAGCCATTCGCCATGTAACCCTTCACCGGCGACCAGTCATGAGCGCACTAGATTTTTTCAACGGCTATTTGCAAAAGAAAGCCATAGATCAGCATTATTTCGATGTCCACTAAAGTGCGTAAGTCATGTTCACTTTGTATGCGTGTGCGTGTGCGTGTAGGTGCCTGTATGTCATGGGCATCGTCGACAAATAGAAATATTATATTAACTTCATATGTTAGGGCCTTGGACACATTAATCCGTCACTAACGGACGAACAGATGGATATTATAATGGTAGAGCACACGCACGCTCGGTAAATCAATGACCAGTGGGTTCTCTGTCTCTTCGAAAGGGAGGGTCATTATGATCTATGTGCTGGGCGTCGACACCCTTCTATGGCTGATCGTATAGCAGTTGTACCAGCAGAATGCTTCCGATAATCACATTATATAGCAACGTCCAGCGACTGTTGCTAAAAACCGCCAAatgaacacgaaaaaaagacGAGAATCGTTATTATGGATTATCGACTGTACTGTACGCTCCGACGCGCAACGTTACCTACCAGTAGATAGCGGCCACCCGCAAGTGCTACGTGTCTATGGAAGCGGCCCTTTTTTCGAAAGGCGAGAACCAGTTGCCCTGCGCATCCGCCGTGAGTTGGACATACGCGTAGCAAATGgctagaataaaaaaaaaaaaatagaaagggaaagcaaaaaaaaaaaaataaataaataaagtggGTGGAAGAGTAAAGAGAGGGGGGTAGGTTGATACTGGCTGTGTATCCTGACCGGCAAGTTTTAGAGACACCCAGTACAGTACTTGTCTGTCCTCCGGGCCGGTCATTTGTGCTTCTTGTTGAACAAGGAGAACATACGTATTTTTCCCGAACGTTATATTTCGTGTGCTCGTTCAACGTATCCGAGGCGATCCGCATTTGGAATTCTCTCGTAGCGGTATGATCATAccttgaaaattttgaaaacgtTAAGCAATGTGATTACGTGCCTTAGATCTTTgtagttttcattttgacttgATCTCATTCGTAGTTCTCCGTGACGGGTAGTAGGTACCATCATTTGCATCCGCCaatgacattttgttttctttttcctgtgttTTCTACTTGACAAAAATGTCATGTACAGTAGCAGAGCAGAGTTCCATGCATTTCTGGAATAGTTAATGTGCCTCGCTCACGGTTGGATAGGATATATTATGCGCTTTTTGAAACATTCGTGTCCCAACATATTTACTAAAACAGGAGCAGCTCAATCCCAACGGTACGCATCTTATGATATCATCTACtttctttgaaaagaaaaatactatttcatttcttatgcgacaaaaaaaaaagggcatagaaaaaaaaaggtgggaggATCCCGAATCCTATgccgaaaatgaaacaaatgctGCGATGAGAACACCATCGTGCGCCTTAATTAGTTTCGCATTCAGGTGCACGTGTCTTCATTCAAGGTttctctcccctctttttGCTAGAGGACATTATTTTCTATCTTTCcatgattttttaaacatccaTGATTGCAAAGTCTCGACGAATGGATGCGTTCACGTTTTGCGTGAAAACACTCTCTTCACACAGCGACACGACGGGCtagaaaaatcaagaaaatcaATGGTTTCATCAAGTATGAATGAgcttgtttcttcttttttttttttgttaactcTACCTCctgttttcttcttaaaaacTTTAAATTCCTCccctaaaaaagaagaaaaaagctaaaaaacaatagtTA
This region includes:
- the LOC130696439 gene encoding uncharacterized protein LOC130696439; this encodes MSDQKEIYQLLQLLRKERQNQSEKARLAKRLAALRDENLRLLTEIGHCRNNVENLRKLLANDDQKAYHHYIHQREKMLHQRQQLREKRADQRKLVDELDQRFERLQLATFPVFS
- the LOC130696434 gene encoding peroxisomal membrane protein 11C-like, whose translation is MDLSLQIALRKWCELLDVHSGRDKILRITGYICTLISDLPGTRDTPLAKRMSIVGRQISTSRTINRLFDDLPMLNRTLSYGIGSNEKDQIIRISNLLSNIINTCYYPLEHIAWAGDHGVFAVESKTFWRGVSYCWASSMYLAIVRTVRTISMLVQHRRHTINSGKPSDSDCVKFRRGIIQELLSLIQQLSDMGIAVNSIPGFLWGGKLKPRHIGLLGILSTIITIAKLLRLVP
- the LOC130696438 gene encoding ATP synthase lipid-binding protein, mitochondrial-like, whose protein sequence is MYCARIVAPVARAALAPRSQMYLRPVSSALVAKPEQTLVSAAPIRAIQTSAVSRDIDSAAKFIGAGAATVGVAGSGAGIGSIFGSLIIGYARNPSLKQQLFSYAILGFALSEAMGLFCLMMAFLLLFAF
- the LOC130696435 gene encoding ras-related protein Rab-11A-like, which codes for MGTRDDEYDYLFKVVLIGDSGVGKSNLLSRFTRNEFNLESKSTIGVEFATRSIQVDGKTIKAQIWDTAGQERYRAITSAYYRGAVGALLVYDIAKHLTYENVERWLKELRDHADQNIVIMLVGNKSDLRHLRSVPTDEAKAFAERHSLSFIETSALDCTNVETAFHNILTEIYRIVSQRPMHDSPDEDSPPGNSGPIQISPTEPNSGSKSNCCKA
- the LOC130696432 gene encoding thioredoxin domain-containing protein-like; the encoded protein is MLTSCLFLFVFLSSFVTAVFGNLEQVNDTDLEKLIANEKFVIVLFRDEICKGCDELEAQLSSIREDLVDSLNAWVVKAVSSPLVANFTSGKDSGKPLVVYFRHSVPLHYDGPLNDEVILETFVQNKEAAVSHLNDDSFEHLTQAASGATTGDWFVMFYRDDSEPCVKFLAKWEYIASQLKGRINLAKVNIKDDGISTGSRFGVEQVPAFLFFRQGKIFNYDLPKLDSKAFQDFALGWYKNVPSKNVPSPKTPFDELVDRAVFMLKENPLILPGAGIALILILLAVGFNAWKSRKPEKPTKTKKSVKKSN
- the LOC130696431 gene encoding methionyl-tRNA formyltransferase, mitochondrial-like, producing MFFVNFRTLLLKTVKNVTVLKSRTYCLGGTNKKWKIMFFGTDGFALKSLEELHKAMQEGRMVSELSVVVPAPKPHPCLVAKYAMKHNLPISVWPLPKEQPPKDCWELGVVASFGHLIPKRIINSFPQGMLNIHASILPRWRGAAPIVHAIMNGDDETGVTIMRIKPYHFDVGDIVQQQSVPIDPNISAVQLTDRLADMGANLLVRCISDLHYHLNRCTPQPSEGVTLAPKIDATLSHIDWSSMNAAQIYNRWRATRHLFKLQTFFHGNNVKLNDVEPPTTKPPPMFTDLVDRPGRIIVDRQRNLLFVRCQDWVAIRHVTLHRRPVMSALDFFNGYLQKKAIDQHYFDVH